In the genome of Sulfolobales archaeon, the window ATCCTCAGCCTAGGCCCTGCAAAATCAGCCTCGATAACATGCTTATGCACCCAGGTGACTGGGTGTATAGCTCTTATCCACTCTTTGAAATCAAGCACAAGCTCCACACCCCTCACCTTCTTCCCTATCTCAGACTCTATCTTCTGGATCCTCTCCCCACCCTTCCCAATGAGCTTCCCAGGTGTCTTGGTGAAGATGAATACATCAGGTATACCCTCACCCTTAACACCATATGTCTCCTTAGCCTTGCTAGCATCGAAAACAGTTATAACATCAGCATCTGGAGCGTGGATCGGTATTATATTTAGTATCTTCTTCTCCTCCTCACTCAAAGCCCTACTCCTGAGGATCAGCTCCATTAGGAGCTTCAACCCTCTCTTAGCCCCAGGCCTTACAACATCAGCCAAACCTAGATCAACTACCCTAGCCTTCTCCTCCCCAAGCAATATCTCCCTTATAATAGCCGAGGAGTCCCTCTCAACCCTCCTCAGCCTCTGAAAAACAGGGTCTCCCGCCACAATTAGCTTGCTCTTATTGCCAACCCTTATCAACACCTCTATAACGCTTTCAGCAGGCATATTCTGGATATCATCTATAAATACTAGTGACTCATCAAATGTCCTGCCCTTGAGATAATGTAGATCTACGATCTGTATCGCCCTCCTCCTCAGAAGATCCTCTAGCTCGTTCTCGATCTGAAGCGTTGATGCAAGATCCTTTAGATAATCCGTTACAAGCGATTCGAAGATATCCTTGCCAATCTCAACACCGATTCCAGCACCGCTGACCACGTTAACCAGAGGCTTTACTATAAGGAATCTTCTATAGGTGTTGTTAACTATAGCGTCTATTCCATATGCTAGTGAGAAGAGGCTCTTACCAGACCCGCTTGGCCCGAAGATCCCTACTATCTCAGCCTCAGGATCTCTAAGGGCTGAGAGCATCGCCTCCTGCCCAGGCGATAGGGGTTTGAGCCTCTCGAGAACCACCATAGGCCTCACCTAAATATTTTTACCATTATAGAGATATTAGGTTGTCTCCAACTTGGTTTTAAGGAGCTAGTTCATAGCATCCAACACCAGGATCTACTCTATCTCCTCCCACTCCCTCTTAAGGGTTAGGGCTATGAAGCCTC includes:
- a CDS encoding PhoH family protein, with amino-acid sequence MVVLERLKPLSPGQEAMLSALRDPEAEIVGIFGPSGSGKSLFSLAYGIDAIVNNTYRRFLIVKPLVNVVSGAGIGVEIGKDIFESLVTDYLKDLASTLQIENELEDLLRRRAIQIVDLHYLKGRTFDESLVFIDDIQNMPAESVIEVLIRVGNKSKLIVAGDPVFQRLRRVERDSSAIIREILLGEEKARVVDLGLADVVRPGAKRGLKLLMELILRSRALSEEEKKILNIIPIHAPDADVITVFDASKAKETYGVKGEGIPDVFIFTKTPGKLIGKGGERIQKIESEIGKKVRGVELVLDFKEWIRAIHPVTWVHKHVIEADFAGPRLRIKIDREGAGAFIGQGGSNIRFFEHVLEGLLGIGVEVEQVEAKAEKGGKRRRSGES